A single window of Anaerolineae bacterium DNA harbors:
- a CDS encoding response regulator: MRETSGAQVRQNWAELQEGMLWKMTAVLSALALLGWYQQVSLPEADLQLVALIVADVLLLVATSLIRVRSASCKAGVAILVTLFSTYYAHAYLRHEVAASFYLIPVLQAAFLLPAGAAVLVALGASILLPAGGPMTSAVVWGHRLLFLSVSAVLTLVTFDLRQALRDSWRHVAGATELAREIQTRRQQVNRLNSALRVSNGLLKRSLRELAQAQSEAVEARRLKEQFATTVSHELRTPLNVILGFLEMMQRYPEVYRGVAWTPELRRDIGEVQLSARYLSELVDDILDLARAQSLRMPIRREPTDLRALIGEAADIASRLLLKKEQVSLKLDLPDHLPELSLDPTRIRQVLLNLLANACRFTSAGEVRVSAAAVADEVVVTVSDTGPGIPAEELEEIFSEFHQAVWPGREGVTAAGKGLGLAIAKRFVNAHGGRIWAESRVGEGSKFSFTIPMAEKQVARLSPLLPPAPGGEAAPETVVVVGTESTAAYLHRHLEGAQVVQASSLGEAVRRTRELHPRAVIVSAPPEADTATASSPAPLLSEPVVLLQCSLPAAGELRVSEYCDEWLVKPISPQQLLGVLGGDDEGQKVLVVDDDPSFVRLLERILSAPEGHYQVATAYDGHTALEVAREFGPDVVLLDMALPGLEGRSVARALRPDGAGSGPRIIAITASQPDREDAGRPARSFTVTRYSGFSEDQVMALIRCSLELLPPSWLPEPPASGSEEDPYATPV; encoded by the coding sequence ATGAGGGAGACCTCGGGGGCGCAGGTGCGGCAGAACTGGGCCGAGTTGCAGGAGGGCATGCTGTGGAAGATGACCGCAGTGCTGTCCGCCCTGGCGCTTCTAGGATGGTACCAGCAGGTCTCCCTCCCTGAAGCAGACCTACAACTGGTAGCACTCATCGTAGCCGATGTCTTGCTCCTGGTGGCCACCAGCCTGATCAGGGTTCGATCAGCTTCCTGCAAGGCCGGCGTTGCCATACTCGTGACCCTCTTCTCCACCTACTACGCCCACGCGTACCTCCGCCACGAGGTCGCCGCCAGCTTCTACCTTATTCCCGTCCTGCAGGCTGCCTTCCTGTTGCCAGCCGGCGCAGCGGTCCTGGTGGCCCTGGGAGCCTCGATCCTGCTCCCTGCCGGAGGCCCTATGACCTCAGCGGTCGTCTGGGGACACCGTCTGCTCTTCCTGTCGGTGAGCGCTGTCCTGACGCTGGTCACGTTCGACCTTCGTCAGGCCCTGCGCGACTCCTGGCGTCACGTAGCCGGCGCGACGGAGCTGGCGCGGGAGATCCAGACTCGGCGGCAGCAGGTGAACCGGCTCAACAGTGCCCTCAGGGTCTCCAACGGGCTGCTCAAGCGGAGCCTGCGGGAGCTGGCCCAGGCTCAGAGCGAGGCGGTGGAGGCACGCCGGCTGAAGGAGCAGTTTGCCACCACGGTGAGCCACGAGCTGCGTACGCCCCTCAACGTCATCCTGGGCTTCCTGGAGATGATGCAGAGGTATCCCGAGGTATACCGGGGAGTGGCCTGGACGCCGGAGCTTCGCCGCGACATCGGCGAGGTGCAGCTGAGCGCGCGATACCTCTCCGAGCTGGTGGACGACATCCTAGACCTGGCGCGGGCTCAGTCCCTGAGGATGCCCATTCGCCGTGAACCTACCGACTTGAGGGCGCTCATAGGCGAGGCTGCCGACATTGCCTCCAGGTTGCTGCTCAAGAAGGAGCAGGTAAGCCTGAAGCTCGACCTGCCCGATCACCTGCCAGAGCTTAGCTTGGACCCAACGCGGATCAGGCAGGTCCTGCTGAACTTGTTGGCCAACGCCTGCCGCTTCACCTCGGCAGGCGAGGTAAGAGTGTCGGCGGCTGCAGTTGCCGACGAGGTGGTCGTGACCGTCTCCGACACGGGGCCGGGCATTCCGGCGGAGGAGCTCGAGGAGATATTCTCCGAGTTTCACCAGGCCGTCTGGCCCGGCCGGGAGGGGGTCACCGCCGCGGGGAAAGGATTGGGCCTGGCGATCGCCAAGCGGTTCGTGAACGCCCACGGAGGGCGCATCTGGGCCGAGAGCAGAGTGGGCGAGGGCAGCAAGTTCTCCTTCACCATTCCTATGGCGGAGAAGCAGGTAGCCAGGCTCTCGCCCCTGCTTCCGCCGGCCCCGGGCGGAGAGGCAGCGCCCGAAACGGTAGTGGTGGTGGGGACGGAGAGCACCGCCGCGTACCTTCATCGGCACCTGGAAGGCGCTCAGGTGGTCCAGGCGTCCAGCCTGGGAGAGGCGGTGCGTCGGACGCGCGAGCTTCACCCCAGGGCCGTGATCGTCAGCGCCCCGCCCGAGGCGGACACGGCGACCGCCAGCTCGCCGGCGCCGCTGCTCAGCGAGCCGGTGGTCCTCCTTCAGTGCAGCTTGCCTGCCGCCGGCGAACTGAGGGTATCGGAGTACTGCGACGAGTGGCTGGTGAAGCCGATCAGCCCTCAACAGCTCCTCGGCGTTCTGGGTGGTGACGACGAGGGACAGAAGGTCCTAGTGGTAGACGATGATCCGTCATTCGTGCGCCTGCTGGAGCGCATCCTGAGCGCGCCAGAGGGGCACTACCAGGTCGCCACCGCCTACGATGGACATACGGCGCTGGAAGTGGCTCGGGAGTTCGGGCCCGACGTGGTGCTACTGGACATGGCTCTGCCGGGGCTGGAGGGCAGGTCGGTGGCGCGAGCCCTGCGGCCGGATGGCGCCGGCAGCGGGCCCCGCATCATAGCCATCACCGCCTCCCAGCCCGATCGCGAGGACGCAGGACGCCCGGCACGCAGCTTCACCGTGACGCGATACTCGGGATTCAGCGAGGACCAGGTGATGGCGCTCATCCGCTGTTCTCTTGAGCTTCTGCCGCCGTCGTGGTTGCCTGAGCCACCTGCCTCAGGGTCCGAAGAAGATCCATACGCGACACCGGTTTGA